The Methylomarinum sp. Ch1-1 genome contains the following window.
GGGAATTGCTGCATCTCCTCCCCCCATACCACTCAATAAGGGCGTGCGATTATTCACTAATGGAGAGTCCTAGTTCAACTTTGTTGCTAATGCTGCAACCTTAAAGTCCAGATACTTCAGAAAACCATTTAGGTGCAAACTTCACCAAAAAATCTCTGTACACGACAAAAAATCTTAAGAATCTGTAATAAATTGATTTGCATCGGGATTTTTGCTTTCTTGTGTGGGGGTAGGTTTCGCTAACGCTACTGCCCATCTACCCCCATCTCCATCAACCATTGGGTGAAATTGTATCGTGTACAGAGATATTCGGGTTAGAACACTCAAGTTTATTTTGGTGGCGCTTAAGTCCGATATCTCATCAGGCGCTTGTGCCTGGCAACAAAATCCTGCAAGCACATGATAGGATGACTGCGGTATCATAGTGCTGCTGTTTAATCCGACATTAATTTTTTTGATTGCGAAGAACATTCAGCCGGTTTGATTTGGCTTGGAAAAGTGATGTTTTATCAATCCCCTCGAAGCCAATGTATTTCGATTATGGCCGAAACTTATACGTAATCAGGTTGATTTTTGTCGCGGTTGAGGTGCGCGTATTCATGGCTGAGTTAGGTTTGGCCCATCCTCAATAGTCTATTTTTTATAACGTGGAAAATATTTTTACCCTTGCTGCGCAATGTTTGCAGCGTAACGAGATCGATGAAAAACTGGCGCTGACTCATCAGGCGTTTCAGTGCGCTAATAGCAATTCCTTGTCTTTTCAGTCGAACGATGACGTTTTACCGATAGGGGTGACGGTTTTCCCAAGCAGGCCTGAATTGTTGTCGCCCAGGGATATGCCGCGTCGGGCGCTTACCAGTGACAGCGGCAGGGCAGCCTTTTTTCATGCGCTCGCCCATATTGAATTTGTCGCGATCTATTTAGCCTGGGACATCGTTTACAGATTTCGCGGCTTGCCGGAACAATTTTATCGGGACTGGTTGCGCGTCGCGGATGAGGAGGCGCAGCATTTTGCCCTGTTGCGCAAGCATTTGATGGCGATGGGTGTCGATTATGGGGATTTGCCTGCACACCGAGGCTTGTGGGATCATGCCGAAGACACGGCGGCGGATTTGCTCGCCCGTCTGGCGTTGGTGCCGCGTTGCATGGAAGCAAGGGGGCTGGATGTCACGCCGGCGATGATAGAAAAATTCAAGCGCATGGGGGATGACGATAGCGTGAGGATTCTTTCGCGTATTCTTGAGGACGAGGTCGGGCATGTGGAGTTGGGATCTTATTGGTTTAAATATTTCTGTAGAACACGGGGCTATGAACCGGAAGAAAAATATCGGCAATTGATCGTAAGGTATTACAAAGGCAAACCGAAAGGGCCTTTTAATCGAGAAATGCGTATAATTGCTGGATTCTCGAATGTTGAAATAGATTGGCTGGAAAGTAGAGCAAATGAATAAAAAACCGGTTTTTAATTATCCATTGTTTGCCATGGGATTCAGGGCTTTTTTTACCTTGGCGGGCTTATCGGCATTGCTGTTGATTGCGGCATGGACCTCTATTTTCGACGGCTCATTGAAAACAGACAATTACTTCGCTAGCGTTTATTGGCATGCGCATGAGATGTTATTGGGGTATTCCGTTGCGGTGATCGCCGGTTTCTTATTGACGGCGGTGAGAAATTGGACCGGTATCGAAACGATCACCTATGACAAGCTGGCGGCGCTTTTTTTGTTGTGGATTTATGGGCGCATCGTTCCTTTTTATTCTGAATTGCTGCCGGATTTACTGATCGCGGCGATCGATTTTGCTTTTCTGCCGCTGCTGGTTTATTACATCAGTGTGCCTATATTAAAGGCGGGCAATTATAAAAACCTGATTTTTTCCGCATTGTTATTGCTGCTAGCAGTCGGCAATGCCTTGGTTCATGCCGAGATACTCGGTTTTAGTGAAAACACGGCTTGGTTGGGGTTGAATATCGTCGTCGCCGTCATTATCGGCATGATACTGGTGATCGCCGGTCGAATTTTTCCCTACTTTACCGAACGAGGGTTGAGTGGCGTTATCGCGATCAGAAATCCGTTGCTGGATATGTTGTCTGTCGCCGCCGCCATTGTCGCATTTATCCTGGTGATCGCCGGGGTGTCGGGCGGTTATTTGCTTGCCGCGGCCTTGCTTGCTTTAGGCTTGAATGTGGTCCGCGCGGTGGGGTGGTATGATGCCCGCATCTGGTTTGTGCCTTTGCTCTGGGTGTTGTATGTCGGTTATGCCTGGATCATGCTCGGCTTTATCATGTTGGCGCTGGCGGCTTACCAAATCGTGCCGTTTTCATTGGCTATGCATGCGTTTACCGTCGGCGGAATCGGTGTATTGACGCTGGGCATGATGGCGCGGGTGTCGTTAGGCCATAGCGGTCGCGCTTTGCGCGTTTCTAATATGTTGGCGCTGGCTTTCGTGCTGATCAATGTCGCCGCACTGTTCAGGGCGCTGTTACCGGCGCTGATGCCGGATTGGTATGGTGGCTTGCTTATCGCGTCGACCTATTGTTGGTTGGCGGCGTTCTCTTTATTCGTATTGCATTCCTATCCGATCTTAACCGAACCCAGGCCTGACGGCCGGGAAGGCTGAAGCGAGGGCGGTGCGCCTTCCGGGGCGGGGGGGGATTCAATCCGCTCCGAACTTTTGATCTTTAGCTTGGCGCGGGATATAAAGCTTCAGGAC
Protein-coding sequences here:
- a CDS encoding ferritin-like domain-containing protein codes for the protein MENIFTLAAQCLQRNEIDEKLALTHQAFQCANSNSLSFQSNDDVLPIGVTVFPSRPELLSPRDMPRRALTSDSGRAAFFHALAHIEFVAIYLAWDIVYRFRGLPEQFYRDWLRVADEEAQHFALLRKHLMAMGVDYGDLPAHRGLWDHAEDTAADLLARLALVPRCMEARGLDVTPAMIEKFKRMGDDDSVRILSRILEDEVGHVELGSYWFKYFCRTRGYEPEEKYRQLIVRYYKGKPKGPFNREMRIIAGFSNVEIDWLESRANE
- a CDS encoding NnrS family protein — protein: MNKKPVFNYPLFAMGFRAFFTLAGLSALLLIAAWTSIFDGSLKTDNYFASVYWHAHEMLLGYSVAVIAGFLLTAVRNWTGIETITYDKLAALFLLWIYGRIVPFYSELLPDLLIAAIDFAFLPLLVYYISVPILKAGNYKNLIFSALLLLLAVGNALVHAEILGFSENTAWLGLNIVVAVIIGMILVIAGRIFPYFTERGLSGVIAIRNPLLDMLSVAAAIVAFILVIAGVSGGYLLAAALLALGLNVVRAVGWYDARIWFVPLLWVLYVGYAWIMLGFIMLALAAYQIVPFSLAMHAFTVGGIGVLTLGMMARVSLGHSGRALRVSNMLALAFVLINVAALFRALLPALMPDWYGGLLIASTYCWLAAFSLFVLHSYPILTEPRPDGREG